The DNA segment AGCCGCCGGGTCCGCGGGTTGGGCGCCCAGCAGATGGCGGCCCTGGAGCGGGAGTTCGGCGGCAGCGCCTGAGCACGCCCGCCGCTCACGGCGCGACAGATGACAAAGCGCCGGACGAGCGGGCTCGGCTGGTCGTCCTCTCGGGGCCGTCGGGCGTCGGCAAGAGCACGGTCGTGCGCGAGCTGCGGACCCACCACCCGCAGCTGTGGGTGTCCGTGTCGGCCACCACGCGGTTCCCCCGGCCCGGCGAGGTCGACGGCGTGCACTACCGCTTCGTGAGCCGCGAGCGGTTCGACGAGCTGGTCGCCGAGGACGGCTTCCTGGAGTGGGCGGAGTTCGCCGGCAACCGCTACGGCACGCCGCGGGCCCCGGTCGACGACCACCTGGTCGCCGGGCACCCGGTCCTGCTCGAGATCGACCTGCAGGGAGCCCGCCAGGTGCGGTGCGCGATGCCCGACGCCCGGCTGGTGTTCCTGACCCCGCCCAGCTGGGACGAGCTGGTGCGCCGGCTCACCGGCCGGGGCACCGAGCCGCCCGACGTCGTCGAGCGACGGCTCGCGGTCGCCCGGGAGGAGCTGGCCGCCGAGGGGGAGTTCGACCTGACGATGGTCAACACGAGCGTGCCGGACGTGGTCGCCCGCCTGTTAGCCTTGACGGGTACCGCGTGACGAACGCACGTGGTCCTGACCTGCACCTCTGCACCACGACCACGCACTGACCACCCACTGACGTCAGTTCTCCAACCGGAAGGCCCACCCGTGTCCGGGACCGTTGCCGCGCCTGAGGGCATCACCAACCCCCCGATCGACGAGCTGCTCGCCGCGACCGACTCGAAGTACAGCCTGGTCATCTACGCCGCGAAGCGCGCCCGCCAGATCAACGCCTACTACTCCCAGCTGGGCGAGGGCCTGCTCGAGTACGTCGGACCGCTGGTCGAGACCCACGTCCACGAGAAGCCGCTGTCCATCGCGATGCGCGAGATCAACTCCGGCATGCTGACCGTGGAGAAGGTCGACACCGAGTCCGAGGTCTGACCGGGCGGCC comes from the Actinomycetes bacterium genome and includes:
- the rpoZ gene encoding DNA-directed RNA polymerase subunit omega, with the translated sequence MSGTVAAPEGITNPPIDELLAATDSKYSLVIYAAKRARQINAYYSQLGEGLLEYVGPLVETHVHEKPLSIAMREINSGMLTVEKVDTESEV
- the gmk gene encoding guanylate kinase, with amino-acid sequence MSTPAAHGATDDKAPDERARLVVLSGPSGVGKSTVVRELRTHHPQLWVSVSATTRFPRPGEVDGVHYRFVSRERFDELVAEDGFLEWAEFAGNRYGTPRAPVDDHLVAGHPVLLEIDLQGARQVRCAMPDARLVFLTPPSWDELVRRLTGRGTEPPDVVERRLAVAREELAAEGEFDLTMVNTSVPDVVARLLALTGTA